The proteins below are encoded in one region of Qipengyuania sp. HL-TH1:
- a CDS encoding ABC transporter permease, with product MTDTTRLSLFEAARVVAKRDFHAILFSRAFFFFLLGPLFPIVIGALAGGIGGQVQRDANTRVVAVAMAEADTQAMIAARARLAPQIGMALPELQSSASAASPEQILREPGKNYTAVISGTVAAPALTAPADAIEYWSGPIALIAADAGRGTATAYPEVTARPVATSVAAQRSDRIRTAQAGQLLLFLLMMLLAGMVLSNLVEEKANKIIEVLAAAIPMDAVFLGKLAAMLGISLVGIAVWATAGAAIGLLAGSALPQLPEPALGWPLFLLFGIIYFAMGYLLLGSLFLTIGGMATTVREVQTLSMPVTMAQLLVFFLAASSITRPGSPIELFAAIFPLSSPFAMLARAAQSDALWPHALALGWQALCVILFVRFGAMIFRRRVMKSGRGGRAVKGHVGGTEPA from the coding sequence ATGACCGACACCACCCGCCTGTCGCTGTTCGAAGCCGCGCGCGTCGTGGCAAAGCGCGATTTCCACGCCATCCTGTTCAGCCGCGCATTCTTCTTCTTCCTGCTGGGCCCGTTGTTCCCGATCGTTATCGGGGCGCTGGCAGGCGGGATCGGCGGACAAGTGCAGCGCGACGCCAATACCCGCGTTGTCGCGGTGGCCATGGCGGAGGCCGACACGCAGGCGATGATCGCGGCACGCGCACGGCTCGCCCCGCAGATCGGCATGGCACTGCCCGAACTCCAGTCGAGCGCCAGCGCAGCCTCGCCCGAACAGATCCTGCGCGAGCCGGGCAAAAACTATACCGCGGTGATCAGCGGCACGGTGGCCGCGCCCGCGCTGACTGCGCCGGCAGACGCGATAGAATACTGGAGCGGACCCATCGCGCTGATCGCCGCCGATGCCGGCAGGGGGACCGCAACCGCCTATCCGGAAGTTACCGCGCGCCCGGTCGCGACCAGTGTCGCCGCGCAGCGCAGCGACCGTATCCGTACCGCGCAGGCGGGGCAGCTGCTGCTGTTCCTGCTGATGATGCTGCTGGCGGGCATGGTGCTCTCCAACCTCGTCGAGGAAAAGGCCAACAAGATCATCGAAGTGCTCGCCGCGGCCATTCCGATGGACGCCGTCTTTCTCGGCAAGCTGGCCGCCATGCTGGGCATCAGCCTGGTCGGCATTGCGGTGTGGGCCACCGCGGGCGCGGCGATCGGCCTGCTGGCCGGTAGCGCATTGCCGCAACTGCCCGAACCCGCGCTGGGCTGGCCGCTGTTCCTGCTGTTCGGGATTATTTATTTCGCGATGGGCTATCTGCTGCTCGGCTCGCTGTTCCTGACGATTGGCGGGATGGCGACGACCGTGCGCGAGGTGCAGACGCTGTCGATGCCCGTCACCATGGCGCAGCTGCTGGTGTTTTTCCTCGCCGCGTCCTCGATCACCCGCCCCGGTTCGCCGATAGAGCTGTTCGCCGCGATTTTCCCGCTGTCCTCGCCCTTCGCCATGCTGGCGCGCGCGGCGCAGTCGGACGCGCTGTGGCCGCATGCGCTCGCGCTTGGCTGGCAGGCGCTGTGCGTGATCCTGTTCGTCCGCTTCGGGGCGATGATCTTCCGCCGCCGGGTGATGAAATCGGGCCGCGGCGGACGCGCGGTGAAGGGGCATGTCGGCGGGACCGAACCCGCGTAA